One genomic region from Streptomyces sp. NBC_01304 encodes:
- a CDS encoding aldo/keto reductase: MSSNNSTTTAPATTALGTTGMNISRTGFGSWAVSGSGWAYSWGETDDARSVASIVRAVESGVNWIDTAAYYGLGHSEEVVAKAVAQLPAADRPFLFTKAGLVGDPADPTAAPVRTMKPASVRRELEDSLRRLNVEQIDLYQVHWPDTGESFAYSGGEDSTGISPNATPLEEYWQLMADLKAEGKVRAIGLSNHSVAELERAEAIAHVDAIQPPFSAINRAAAPEIAWAHAHDTGVIVYSPMQSGLLTGTFSASRVASLPAEDWRRSHPDFTTGLTANLALADALRPVAARHGISVAEAALAWTLAWPGITGAIVGARTPEQVDGWAGAGAVRLTEADLAEIAGAIESTGAGSGPSRG, encoded by the coding sequence ATGAGCAGCAACAACTCCACCACCACCGCACCCGCCACCACCGCACTGGGCACCACCGGCATGAACATCTCCCGCACCGGCTTCGGCTCCTGGGCCGTGTCCGGCAGCGGCTGGGCCTACAGCTGGGGCGAGACGGACGACGCGCGGTCGGTCGCCTCGATCGTGCGGGCCGTCGAGTCCGGCGTGAACTGGATCGACACCGCCGCCTACTACGGCCTCGGCCACTCCGAGGAGGTCGTGGCCAAGGCGGTGGCCCAACTGCCCGCCGCCGACCGCCCGTTCCTGTTCACCAAGGCAGGCTTGGTCGGCGACCCCGCCGACCCCACGGCCGCCCCCGTCCGCACCATGAAGCCGGCGAGCGTACGCCGTGAACTCGAAGACTCGCTGCGCCGCCTGAACGTCGAGCAGATCGACCTCTACCAGGTGCACTGGCCGGACACGGGCGAGTCCTTCGCCTACAGCGGCGGCGAGGACAGCACGGGGATCTCCCCCAACGCCACGCCCCTGGAGGAGTACTGGCAGCTCATGGCCGACCTGAAGGCCGAGGGCAAGGTGCGGGCGATCGGCCTGTCCAACCACTCGGTGGCGGAGCTGGAGCGCGCCGAGGCGATCGCCCACGTCGACGCGATCCAGCCGCCCTTCTCGGCGATCAACCGCGCCGCCGCCCCCGAGATCGCCTGGGCGCACGCCCATGACACGGGCGTGATCGTGTACTCGCCGATGCAGTCGGGCCTGCTCACCGGCACGTTCTCGGCTTCCCGCGTGGCATCCCTGCCCGCCGAGGACTGGCGCCGCTCCCACCCCGACTTCACCACCGGCCTCACCGCCAACCTCGCCCTGGCCGACGCCCTGCGCCCGGTCGCGGCCCGCCATGGCATCTCGGTGGCGGAGGCCGCCCTGGCCTGGACCCTCGCCTGGCCGGGCATCACCGGCGCGATCGTCGGGGCCCGCACGCCCGAGCAGGTCGACGGCTGGGCGGGCGCCGGCGCGGTCCGGCTGACGGAGGCGGACCTGGCGGAGATCGCCGGGGCCATCGAGTCGACGGGGGCCGGGTCGGGACCGAGCCGGGGCTGA
- a CDS encoding helix-turn-helix transcriptional regulator, whose amino-acid sequence MGSKEDLGAFLRSRRARIQPEQAGLRQFGGRRRVPGLRREELAQLAGVSVDYYTRFEQGRAERVSDEIVDAVASALRLDKDERAHLRDLVHPASSGPAPAQVVRPGLLRLLDSMGDTPAFVVGRRTDLLAWNPVFAALVTDLGALPVERRNKAWLLFLDDEVGGRFVNRETKQRDLVAYLRMDLGRHPDDPAFAQLIDELTLKSADFRRLWAEQEVRDKGHGGYHLRHPAVGEFTLQYETLRLPDEPDQALITYTAEPGSPSEAALRVIAELAAGKEWVTPVASASR is encoded by the coding sequence ATGGGGAGCAAAGAAGACTTGGGGGCGTTTCTGCGGTCGCGCCGGGCCCGGATCCAACCGGAGCAGGCGGGCCTGCGGCAGTTCGGCGGGCGGCGCCGGGTGCCGGGGCTGCGGCGCGAGGAGCTGGCGCAGCTGGCCGGGGTGAGCGTGGACTACTACACGCGGTTCGAGCAGGGGCGGGCCGAGCGGGTCTCGGACGAGATCGTGGACGCGGTGGCGTCCGCGCTGCGGCTCGACAAGGACGAGCGCGCCCATCTGCGCGACCTGGTCCACCCGGCGAGTTCGGGCCCCGCACCCGCCCAGGTGGTCCGGCCTGGTCTGCTGCGCCTGCTCGACTCGATGGGGGACACCCCGGCGTTCGTGGTGGGGCGGCGTACGGACCTGCTCGCCTGGAACCCGGTGTTCGCGGCCCTGGTCACCGACCTGGGCGCGCTGCCCGTCGAGCGGCGCAACAAGGCCTGGTTGCTGTTCCTGGACGACGAGGTGGGCGGCCGCTTCGTGAACCGGGAGACCAAGCAACGCGATCTGGTCGCCTATCTGCGGATGGACCTGGGACGCCACCCGGACGACCCGGCCTTCGCCCAGCTGATCGACGAACTGACCCTGAAGAGCGCCGACTTCCGCCGGCTCTGGGCCGAGCAGGAGGTGCGGGACAAGGGGCACGGCGGGTACCACCTGCGCCATCCGGCGGTCGGCGAGTTCACGCTGCAGTACGAGACGCTGCGGCTGCCCGACGAGCCGGACCAGGCCCTCATCACCTATACGGCAGAACCCGGTTCCCCTTCGGAGGCGGCACTTCGGGTCATCGCGGAGCTGGCGGCGGGCAAGGAGTGGGTCACACCTGTCGCGTCGGCATCACGGTGA
- a CDS encoding SDR family oxidoreductase, translated as MTSITADLATTTQPLKDRVAVVTGASSGIGAATARLLVARGAKVALLARRADRLEALAAELGHHALAVPVDLTDAGAVEAAAALIAEELGSVDLVVNSAGVMVFDPAEGRAENWRRQIDINLTAQLGLVDLFVPALLAAAGEGRTVDLFNVSSVASRQVFPGFAVYNATKAALNHFSRTIRAELAPKHVRVTTVEPGFVATELQGTISDPNVTAWVEQQREAFKFLEAEDVAEIIAFAAALPREVNIPELTVMPTRQV; from the coding sequence ATGACCAGCATCACCGCCGACCTCGCCACCACCACCCAGCCCCTCAAGGACCGGGTCGCGGTCGTCACCGGCGCCTCCAGCGGCATCGGCGCCGCCACCGCCCGCCTCCTCGTCGCCCGGGGCGCCAAGGTCGCCCTGCTCGCCCGCCGCGCGGACCGCCTGGAGGCGCTCGCCGCCGAACTGGGCCACCACGCGCTCGCCGTACCGGTCGACCTCACCGACGCCGGCGCCGTCGAGGCGGCCGCCGCCCTCATCGCCGAGGAGCTCGGCTCGGTCGACCTCGTGGTCAACAGCGCCGGGGTGATGGTCTTCGACCCGGCTGAGGGCCGCGCCGAGAACTGGCGCCGCCAGATCGACATCAACCTGACCGCGCAGCTGGGCCTGGTCGACCTGTTCGTCCCGGCGCTGCTCGCGGCGGCGGGCGAGGGCCGCACGGTCGACCTGTTCAACGTCTCGTCCGTGGCATCCCGCCAGGTCTTCCCCGGCTTCGCGGTCTACAACGCGACGAAGGCCGCGCTCAACCACTTCTCCCGTACGATCCGCGCCGAACTGGCCCCGAAGCACGTCCGCGTGACGACCGTCGAGCCCGGCTTCGTCGCCACCGAACTGCAGGGCACCATCTCCGACCCGAACGTCACGGCTTGGGTGGAGCAGCAGCGCGAGGCCTTCAAGTTCCTGGAGGCCGAGGACGTCGCCGAGATCATCGCCTTCGCCGCCGCGCTGCCGCGCGAGGTCAACATCCCCGAGCTCACCGTGATGCCGACGCGACAGGTGTGA
- a CDS encoding MarR family winged helix-turn-helix transcriptional regulator produces the protein MDTFTYSHSDAELLNQPIGYWSWAAHKSVVGHIRAGLAEVDLTQPQWWVINRAAVGEQTREEVTAMLKGYLGVGDALGPEIDNLVERDVLATDAERHLVLTPKGTELLQEAGQRQTKTLAQIHQGVSDEELLTTLKVLQRMIHNTDGKAWHH, from the coding sequence ATGGACACCTTCACGTACTCGCACAGCGACGCCGAACTCCTCAACCAGCCCATCGGCTACTGGAGTTGGGCCGCCCACAAGTCCGTCGTCGGCCACATCCGCGCCGGCCTCGCCGAGGTCGACCTCACCCAGCCCCAGTGGTGGGTCATCAACCGCGCGGCCGTCGGCGAGCAGACCCGCGAGGAGGTCACCGCCATGCTGAAGGGCTATCTGGGCGTCGGCGACGCGCTGGGCCCGGAGATCGACAACCTGGTCGAGCGCGACGTGCTCGCGACCGACGCCGAGCGGCATCTCGTACTGACGCCCAAGGGCACCGAGTTGCTGCAGGAGGCCGGGCAGCGGCAGACGAAGACCCTCGCCCAGATCCATCAGGGCGTCTCCGACGAGGAGTTGCTCACCACCCTGAAGGTCCTCCAGCGCATGATCCACAACACCGACGGCAAGGCCTGGCACCACTGA
- a CDS encoding sensor histidine kinase, with the protein MSRKFPLFDRLRALWTTHPYAVDLALAALVTFAVSVQHWLPESGGDEVSWPGFVLGVGTAVPLIWRRRAPFTVACAVTVFMVAMAYYHRPPPDVAYGGLVALYTVSALARPWQRRAMLVGWIVGASLTMTFKEHAEPFEYVFHLLSFAAAYGLGVLSRTQRAYTEALEDRARLLERERAHETARAVAQERSRIARDMHDILAHAVSLMVVQAEAGPVVVRSDPARAEAAFDAIASSGRDAMVQLRRILGVLRDQGPGPLTPQPGVAGLPELVREVGRAGLRVSLRGLEGARPLHPDVEVAVYRVVQEALTNTVKHARASAVLVQLGWGDEELVVTVEDDGRGFPDPSSHGGAGHGLIGIRERAVACGGSAEAGPVPGGGFRVTVRVPSAAGFSPTPPLPVRLPPA; encoded by the coding sequence ATGTCCCGGAAGTTCCCCCTCTTCGACCGTCTGCGCGCCCTGTGGACCACTCATCCGTACGCCGTCGACCTCGCCCTCGCCGCCCTCGTCACGTTCGCCGTGTCCGTGCAGCACTGGCTGCCCGAGTCGGGCGGCGACGAGGTGTCCTGGCCGGGCTTCGTGCTCGGCGTCGGCACGGCGGTGCCGCTGATCTGGCGGCGCCGCGCGCCGTTCACCGTGGCCTGTGCGGTGACCGTGTTCATGGTGGCCATGGCGTACTACCACCGGCCGCCGCCCGACGTGGCCTACGGCGGCCTGGTCGCGCTCTACACCGTGTCCGCCCTGGCCAGGCCCTGGCAGCGGCGGGCGATGCTGGTGGGCTGGATCGTCGGCGCCTCGCTGACCATGACGTTCAAGGAGCATGCGGAGCCCTTCGAGTACGTCTTCCACCTGCTGAGCTTCGCCGCCGCCTACGGCCTGGGCGTACTCAGCCGCACCCAGCGCGCCTACACCGAGGCCCTGGAGGACCGGGCCCGCCTCCTGGAGCGCGAGCGCGCCCACGAGACCGCGCGGGCGGTGGCCCAGGAGCGGTCCCGGATCGCCCGCGACATGCACGACATCCTCGCCCACGCGGTCTCCCTGATGGTGGTGCAGGCCGAGGCGGGGCCGGTGGTGGTCCGCTCCGACCCGGCGCGCGCGGAGGCGGCCTTCGACGCGATCGCGTCGAGCGGGCGGGATGCGATGGTGCAACTCCGCCGGATCCTGGGTGTGTTGAGGGACCAGGGGCCCGGCCCGCTGACCCCCCAGCCGGGCGTCGCCGGCCTGCCCGAGCTGGTGCGGGAGGTGGGGCGGGCGGGGCTGCGGGTGTCGCTGCGCGGGCTGGAGGGGGCTCGGCCGCTGCATCCTGATGTGGAGGTGGCGGTGTATCGGGTGGTGCAGGAGGCTCTGACCAATACGGTGAAGCATGCGCGGGCTTCGGCCGTCCTGGTCCAACTGGGTTGGGGCGATGAGGAGTTGGTGGTGACGGTGGAGGATGACGGTCGGGGCTTCCCGGACCCGTCGTCCCATGGTGGTGCCGGTCATGGCTTGATCGGGATCCGGGAACGGGCGGTGGCGTGCGGCGGGTCCGCGGAGGCGGGGCCGGTCCCGGGTGGTGGGTTCCGGGTGACGGTCCGGGTGCCCTCTGCTGCAGGCTTTTCCCCCACCCCGCCCCTTCCCGTAAGGCTGCCGCCGGCTTGA